TCCTATCCCTTTACATGGCATCAGAGGTTTTTGTCATCCTCTTACTTATTTTAATCAATGGTATTTTTTCAATGGCAGAAATTGCCATCGTATCCTCTCGCAAATCCAGGCTCGAAAACGATGCACAAAAAGGAGATCGTAATGCAGAGGTAGCACTTTCACTTGCCAATGATCCCAACAAATTTCTGTCTACCGTTCAGGTAGGTATCACAACAATAGGTGTTATAACTGGAGCATTTGGAGGAGCAAGTCTATCAGAAAATCTGGCAGTATGGATTGCGCAATTTGAACAACTCAAACCATACAGTAATGGTATTGCTCTTTCTGTAATTGTTGTATCTATTACATTTTTCTCTTTGGTATTGGGAGAGTTAGTACCAAAACGAATCGGCATGAACTTCCCGGAAGGAATTGCCCGGGTTATGGCAATCCCAATGAATCTGATATCTAAGCTCTTTCTCCCATTTGTCTGGATTTTGAGTATAACTACGGACTTGTTACTAAAACTCTTTCAGATAAAGCCTTCCGATGAACCTTCAGTAACAGAAGAGGAAATTAAGTCACTGGTAGCTCAAGGAACCAATATGGGTATATTTGAAGAGGTAGAACAGGAGATAGTAGATCGGGTGTTTACATTAAGTGACAGACGGGTAGGATCTATCATGACCAATAAACTTGATATTGAATGGATTGACATTAATGATGAGTTTGATAACATAAAAGAAACTGTAATGCAGGCTCCTTATAGCCATTTTCCTGTATGTAATGATTCGCTGGATGATGTTATTGGAATTGTTTCCACTAAACAATTCCTGCAAACTCTTTTACAGAATGGTACTGTAGACTTACAAAATATAGCAGAAAAACCTTTATTTATTCCTGAGAGCATGAAAGCATTTCGGGTTTTGGAACAATTCCAGAAATCCAAAAACCGAATTGCTATGGTAGTTGATGAATTTGGAACCATACAAGGACTTGTTACGCTTAAAGATTTGTTTGAAGCCATGGTAGGCGAACTGGAACCTGCAACGGATGAAAGTTATACTATTGTAGAACGCGAAGATGGAACATTTCTGGTCGATGGCCTTATGTCTTTTGAAGAATTTCTTCAATATTTTGAAATGGGTGATGTAGATCCGGAAGAACGGGCAGGCTTTCATACTCTAGGGGGGTTAATATTTAATATAGCCCATGAGATTCCTAAGACTGGTGAAAAATTTGAGTGGAATAACTTATCCTTTGAAATTGTAGATATGGATGGTAATCGAATAGACAAACTACTGGTTAGATTACTGGATAAAGAATAAAAGAGTTTTAAACATTACCAGTCATTCCTCTGTAAGTCACTGTTAAAGAGGAATTTTATTTAATGGCAGATACGATTTTATATATTCTAAAATTGTTGCAGATACCACTTCTTTCCTGTTCTTTTATTACATATTCATTCACACCAATTAACTCGAAGCCAATAAGTTGATTTATATATGTATCTGGATCTAAAACTATATACCGAAATACGATCAATGCATCCTGACATGCGGTTCTCCTGATCTCCGTCAATACTCTTTCTATAAAAACCTCATCCATTGCTTCCAGAATATTAGACATTGCAAAGAAATGGATACTGGCATCGGGTTGTGTTGTCAGATAATTTACCATATCACTTTGTATCCAATGAATATTGGATAGTTTCTCTTTTATCTGTTTATAGACAGAAGGCTGCAAGTATAGAGGCAGTGTACTTTCTGACTCGTAATTATAGCTTTGCAGGAATGTCTGCCATATATAGGGATTGCTCTTTAAGGGTGTAGCTGTAAACCAGGTTTTTAATTTATTGAAAATAAGTAGCGGAAAATTCTCAGGTAGACGATGTATGACCTCCTTTCCGAAAATCCACTTGAGAATTGTTTTGTTTAGTAGAACAGTCACTATTCTCTTTAATCTTTTCTCCTTTAAAACAATAGGAAATTGCTGCTTTTGCTGTTCTATATTAGTCAAATTCAAAAATTGACGAAACAAGTTTGCAGAAGAAACAAGTTTCAAAAAAATGGTAGAAAACAAAGCCATCTTTCGATCTATAAAACCGGCATGATTCATACCTTTACTGAGTAAATGCAGATTATCAGACCAATAGTGTTGCGCATCACCAAGTAATTGACGCTCTACTTTCTTGTAAAAAGGCTCAGCATCCTTGTCTAAAGCATATAAGAAATCTTTATAGCTAAGTACTCGCAGAAGTACAGACTTAAGCTGGCAAAAATAAATCTGAGCAGTATTGATATCAATTGCGGTTATTTGTGCTGAGGTATGACCAGCAAGGCTAAACGCTGTACATCCCGCTGAAGCTACCACACAAATATGCTGAGGATCAGGAATCTGCTTTAATAACGCTACTTCAACCACCGGATCTTCCCATACTTGTCCGAATAACAAACGAGGTTGACTAATCCTTTTCTTTCCCAATCGTCCCCATTTCCAGAAAGATGAGACTTGTTTCTGATTCACAATTGTATAGTTTAAAGAAGTTTTCCAGGGCCATATTTTCCTATAATATAAGCGCAACAAAGCAAAGGTAAGTTTGTAATTAGTAAGCCAATAGGTGCTTCTATAGCGCCACTAAACAAAATACCTATTATATTCATTAGTAAAATTAACCCTATTTGAAACCAGGAAACAAACCTGTAGTATAAACCACTCAATATTCCTAGAGCAAGTATAGTTTCGCCAATGCCTATTATCCACAAAAATTGCTGAGCAGATAATATACCCTCTCCAAGCCCCTTTACTACATCCAGATGATGTTTGTCAACTTTAATTAATTTGAGGTAAAGTCCCTGATACAACCAATTGAGGCATAACACTAACCTCAAGAAGAATAGTAATCCTGGGTTCATTGTATTTGTATGGTGAATAGTAGAATAAAGATGACCAGGCAATAAGACCAGAATAGACTAAATACAATATGCATAATAGTCTCAAAACGTTTGCCTCGCCAAAGTGCAGAATCGTATACCAAAAATTGAAACACTAACCGACATCCCCAAAAAACAAGTAAGCCAATAGTGATAGCACGAGCTAAAGGGGAAGGTTGTAGTAATTCTTCCGTCATAGATAAGAATAATACACCATTCAATCCCACAAACAAGGCAATAAAGAAGGTATGAACCTGAATCATTTGTCTGTTCATTAATGACAATGAAGACAATTCGATCTTCCAGCTGAAGCGTCTGGGAAAATCAAGGTGAACAACTGCCAGTAAGAGTAATAGGCTTCCAATAATATGCAGATGTAGAATTAAACCATTTGCCATAGGTAAGAGTTAGTTTATTTCTTCAATACGAATACACTGATAAATGGATTTATACGAAACTGATCAATTAGTAAAAACTCGGTTTCATTAAATGCTTCTTTCCATGCTCTTGCGGAGAAAAAGTGAAAAAAACCGGGTCCATATGCTAGAAAGTTATTTCTATCCCTTAAATGTTCTATTAATATGAAATGTCCTTCTTTCTCCAACACACGATAAGCTTCCTGAAAAAAGAGAACCTTCTCTTCTGGCGTGCGAATCTCATGGATAGCTAGAAATCCAAAGATGGTAGTGACAGAGCCTGATGTCAAATCCCAATTTGTAGTTTCAACAGTTTTTGTTCCTGCTACTACAGACTTGTATTTTCGGGCACGTTTAATTGAAATCTCTATATTTTTTGTTGGATCATAAAAGTCTAAGATCTTCCAGTCTGCACCTGGGAAAAAACGCTGTAACAGCAAACTAGTCTCATCAAAGCCGGAATGTATATTCACAAATGTTCCTATTTCAGATAGTTGCAAGCGGTTTAGCCAAGTCAGCTTGTATAAATCGGATCGGTCGTAGATAAAATGCGACACCACTAAAGAACCTAGCAGATAAAAGAATGCGATTCCTGTGCCAATACCCGCAATAGGCTGTATTAATCCTGTAAACACATCTAGGTAAATCAGTATACAGACAACTAACACTATTCCAAAAGCCAGCACATAAAAATGCCAGTTGAATCGTATTATGTTTAATACGCCTTCCCAACGTTTTCTTTGATAGAATGTTTCCATATTATGCAGATCAAACTTGACTTCTATCACCCTATTGTAATACGTTTTCTATCCTTCCTTTCTCCCATCGATACGGAATGTTCTGTACCACAAATGCATTGGATAATTGTAACTCAGTATGATCAAAAGGAGTGTTGTTCAGAAAACCGATTTTGGCAGTTTGTACATTTACAGGCAAGGGAGCCCAGTTTTCACGAACACCTTCAATGATAGTCATGTGATTAGTCTTTGGCTCAAAATCGAAGGTAAAAGGTAACGGTCCGGCAAAACGACGTGCCTCTTTCCAGTTAGTAAATACGGAATTTTCAGGCAGCTGGCTATGCTCGTCATTCCACTGTACATCTACATGTAAGTCTGATACTTTACTGACTACAGATATACTTTTCTCTTTTATGTTCCACTGAATATCTGTCAACGAATACTGGTAATGTGTTAACATGTTTCCCAGTGTCTTCATCAGTAGCTTATCTGTTTCTGATCGGAGAATGTATAATCCACGCAGCCTCTTCCCATTGATAGTATGGTAACGAACAAACAAACGATAACCGATTAAAAAGAAATTTTGTCCTATCCACTCAGGAAATCCTGCCGGACGCAGATTTTCTGTTTGCACCATTGCCACTGTTACAAAACCAAAATCATTAAAAGTATCTAATTCCAGATGAGGAGGTAACAAGGGACGCAATACTTCCTGAGGTAATGCATAAGATAGTACCAATGAAAATTTAAAGTGAGCAACAACAGGAAATGGGTGCCTTTTTAATTGATCTATCATGATACCTTTGCCTTAGATTTAACTATGCAAAGCTAGTGATAATATATTTTATTTTCAAAATATATTGAAAGTTTAATTTTGAAAAATCGCCTCTTATACATAAGGAGCAATAAAAAATACCCAAAGCCTGATCCATCTCATCATAAGAAAAATCGGACTTTCCAGAATTTAATCGTAGTAAATAAAAAGTAGCGTATTGGTTATCTGTTAAATAGATAAAGAAAAACGGACTTTCTCTTTTCCTTTACCACCAATGCATTTATAAAACTGAATAGCATTTTCATTAAAAACTGGAGTCTGCCATTGTATATTTACACAAGATCTTTCAACGGCTATTTTCTTCAGCCATTGCATGATAGAATATCCGATCCCTTTACCACGACAGATTGGTTTTAGGTACAAACAATCCAGATGTAAAAAATAGCCAGCATCCCAGGTTGAGAAATCAAATGTATAGGTAAAGTACCCTATAATCTCTCTTCCATCCTCCACTATCCAACAATGCAAAGGAGGACTCTTGAGTGAAAGCAACGTTTGAAAAACTTCTTTCTTCCCTTCCAACTTATAATTAGTCTGCTCATATTCTGCATGTTCTTGACATAATATCAGTAAAGCATCTATATCTTCCATCTGACATATACGAAAATGATAGCTCATCCTACTTTTATTTCTCTTTGTAAAAAATCGATAAAATGATTGAAATATGCTGGGTACTGACGCTTTTTCAAAACAGCTATATAATGTTTTCGCTTTAATCCATTTTTGCCAATCTTGACAGTTCTCAGATTACCTGTATGTAAATAAGGTTGCAGAGCCCACTTAGCCATTACCATTACTCCCATATCAGCTTTTACCATTTCCAGTGAAGCTTCTGTTAAAGGTAAAATGATAATTTTCTTAGGTGATACATTAGCTGGTGACAATACATGCTGATGGATAGTCACCGTTTTTAAGGGAAGTGAATGAATAATAAGATTCTGATCTGCGAAATCCGGTGCTTCCACAAATCTTTTCTTTACCCAGAGATGTTCATCTGGTACCACCGCAACCATCTCATCCTGAAACAATTCAATGTATTTGATATTATCATCTTTGATAGGATCACTACTAATAGCAATATCCAGTACACCTTCTGTTAGCCTTTGTAACGGCTCATGGGTAGCTTCCATGACAATTTTGATTTCTACATTTGGATACAGTACATGAAACTGACGCATTAGGGAAGGCAGCCAGTGATAGCTGGTATAACATTCTGTACTAATACGAATCTCCCCTACCTCTCCATACACCAACTGTTTGATTTCCTGCTCCGTTTCTGAAAGTTTAGCTAGAACATCAGTAGCCAGAGCATATATCTTCTCCCCTGCACTAGTTAAAATCCACTTCTTATTCAATCGTACAAATATCTTTGTCCCTAACTGGTATTCAGCCTCTTTCAGCTGGTGGCTTAAGGCGGACTGAGTCAGATGCAGCTTATCTATAGCTTTTGTAATGCTCCCTTCCTCTACAATAGCTTTTATTAATTTCAGATGACGGATTTCCATTGACAGTCTTGATACCTACTACTTGTTTTTAACAAAAAGAATATTTGCAAAAGTACTATTTGCGCTCCAGGGTTTTTCATGAAAAAATCTGATAGTGGACATGAAATTTTTTCGTTTTTGAGCCATTTTCGTACCCACTAGCTTTGCATTCATAACCAAAACCTATACTGTCATGAATGCACATGTAAAACATTACGAAGACAAGTTAGCATATGAAATTGATTCCTGGGACGCTCACCAGGCTATTCTGAACAATGAAAAGATTATTATTCTGGATGTTCGTTCACCCGAAGCCTATGCGAATGAGCATATCCCAGTTTCCCAGAACTTTCACCATAAAACTATCACAGAAGAAACAGTTAAAAAACTTGATCTCAGCTATACTTATGTCACCTATTGTGATGGCATTGGCTGTAATGGATCGACCAAAGGAGCTTATAAACTTGCCAAATTAGGAGTAACAGTCAAAGAACTTATTGGCGGGCTGGATTGGTGGAAACGAGATGGCTATGCTACTGAAGGTACATTTGCCAAATCAGGTATTAGTTGTAATTGTGATTAGTGGATGGCTTTTATGTAATCACAAGATAAATTCATGTCTTAATCTTGTGATTACTTTTATTCAACAAATACTTAAAAACCATCAGGTTCTGGTATCTTTACACTATACTATCAAAGAGCTATGCAAACTCCACTTTCACTCCTGCAAGACATTATAGAAAGCTATCAGAATCAGATCTTTCCTCATCCTATTGCGCCTCATATCACAACAAAGCAGCTTGAAAAACAGCTGCATCCCTATGATTTTCAGAAACCTATAGAATTAGCTACCCTTACCACCCAGGTAAGTAAACTCCTCAAGGAAGGCAATCTCCATGTGCCTCATCCTGGTTATTTTGGTTTGTATAATCCTGCCACCACTCAGGCCTCTATTATTGCGGATGCACTGGTGGCCTTATACAATCCCCAACTGGCAGTACAATCTCATTCGCCTGCTGCTAATGCCATTGAAAAACATGTACTTGACTTTATGGCTCAACATATTGGCTACTCAGGTGATTACTACTCCTGTTTCACCTCTGGCGGTTCGGAAGCCAATCATATGGGATTACTAGCAGCATTAGCACATCGGTATCCTGCGTATGTTGAAGAAGGAGTTTGGGCATTGGAAAAACGACCTGTTGTATACATCTCTGCAGCCGGACACAATTCGTTTGATAAGGTGGTAAAAAATACAGGCTTAGGGTCTAATACATTACGAAAGATCCCTCTTGACAAGTCGCTAAAGATAAGTCTGTTCCATCTGGAAGAGCAAATTCAGAAAGATATTTTGGCTGGTTACCATCCTGCAGTTTTGATAGGTACTGCAGGCACAACAGGTAGTGGAACTATCGACCCACTACCGCAACTGGTTAAATTAGCTGAGAAATATGATCTCTGGTTTCATGTAGATGCTGCATGGGCTGGAGCAGCCGTACTATCTGAGAAGCTTAAATCGTATCTAAATGGTATTGAACAGGCTGATTCAATAACCATTGATGCACACAAATGGCTATCCACTTCTATGGGAGCGGGTATGTTCTTTACTAAACATAGTACAGCTGTGCAAACAGCATTCAATATTCCGGCAGCCTATATGCCATCTCATCTGCAAACGGAACCCTATGCCACTAGTCTGCAATGGTCCAGAAGATTTATCGGATTGAAACTATTTATGGTACTGGCAGAAAAAGGTCAGAATGCCATCGCAACACAAATGGAATACCAGTGTCATCTTGCGGAATATATGAAAGAAAAACTAATGGCATCTGGTTGGCTTATTATCAATGATAGTCCGGTAGCTGTACTTAATTTCACACATTCTTCTATTCTATCAGGGAGTATTTCTACGGATAAAATACAGAAACAGGTAGAACAGGAAGGAAACTTCTGGCTCTCCACTATTCCTATTGCAGAGTATGGCAAGGTATTGCGTGCAGGCGTTACCAGTCTTCATACCCGAGAAGAACACATTGATCAGCTGATGGATCGATTGAATCAATTTGTCAATTTATGATAGCCATAAATAAAACAAAACCCTCATGTGACCATGAGGGTTTTGACAATATAATCGAGATTGTATATTAAACAGTTTGCAAATGTTTCTCTGCTTCCTGACGGAAGATTTCGACAAACTCATGCAAGGTAAAGCTACCCAGATCACCATGACCGTGCCGACGCACAGAAACTTTCAGATCTGCCTGCTCTTTCTCTCCTACAATCAACATAAAAGGTACTTTTTGTACTTCTGCATCCCGGATTTTCTTTCCGATCTTTTCATCCCGGTTATCTATAAACCCACGAATGTCAGCTTGTTGTAATGCAGTAAATACATCCTGAGCATACTCTGTATACTTTTCAGAAATAGGCAATACCGCAATCTGATCAGGAGCCAGCCACAATGGGAAATTACCTGCACAGTGCTCAGTCAATACAGCTATGAAACGCTCCAGTGAACCAAATGGTGCACGGTGAATCATAACCGGACGATGTTTCTGGCTATCTGCACCAATGTATTCCAATTCAAAACGTTCAGGCAGGTTATAATCTACCTGGATAGTTCCCAGCTGCCATTTCCGGCCCAATGCATCTTTTACCATAAAGTCCAGTTTGGGACCATAGAAAGCTGCTTCACCTAGTTCTTCTACAGTAGTCAATCCTTTTTCAGCAGCAGCCCGACGGATAGAATTTTCTGCTTTTTCCCATTGCTCGTCTGTTCCAATATATTTCTGTTTGTTCTCTGGATCTCTCAGAGAAACCTGAGCAGTATAATCTTCAAAGCCAAGTGACTTAAAGGTATGCTGTACCAGATCAATTACTTTCTTAAACTCGTCTTCTACCTGATCCGGGCGACAGAAAATGTGTGCATCATCCTGAGTAAATCCTCTTACACGAGTTAAGCCATGCAACTCGCCACTCTGCTCATACCGATATACAGTACCAAATTCAGCCAGGCGCAAAGGTAACTCCTTATAACTACGTGGCTTGGACTTATAAATTTCGCAGTGGTGCGGACAGTTCATAGGTTTCAGCAAAAACTCCTCATCCTCTTCCGGTGTATGAATAGGCTGAAAAGAATCTTTACCATATTTATCCCAGTGGCCTGAAGTCACATACAACTTTTTGCTTCCAATATGGGGAGTAACCACAGGAGAGTATCCTGCTTTTACCTGGGCACGACGCATAAAGTTTTCCAGACGTTCACGTAATAACGCCCCTTTTGGTAACCAAAGTGGCAAACCAGCTCCTACCTTCTCAGAGAAAGTAAATAATTCCAGTTCTTTACCCAGTTTACGGTGATCGCGTTTCTTCGCCTCTTCCAACAGATGCACATATTCATCCAGTTCTTTCTGTTTTGGGAAAGTAACGGCATACACACGAGTCAACTGTTTGCGGTCGGTCTGTCCTAACCAGTAGGCACCAGCTACGTTCATTAACTTAGCCGCTTTAATGACACCTGTGTTAGGGATATGCGGTCCACGACACAAATCAGTAAAGTTACCCTGAGTATAGAAAGTGATACTTCCATCTTCCAGACGATCCAACAACTCCAGCTTGTATTCATCGCCTTTCTGTTTAAAATAAGCTATGGCATCTGCTTTGCTTATAGACTCCCGTTTAAACTCTTCTTTTTGCCGGGCCAGTTCAAGCATTTTATCTTCTATCCGCTTAAAATCTTCCTGGGTCAATGATTTATCACCTAAATCAATATCATAATAGAAACCTTTCTCAATAGCAGGTCCAATCCCAAACTTTGTCCCGGGATATAAAGCTTCGATGGCTTCAGCCATTAAGTGGGCAGAAGAATGCCAGAAGGTCGCTTTACCTTCTTCATCATTCCAGGTTAATAGTTTTACTTCTGCATCCTCATCAATAGGTCGGGAAGCATCCCATACCTGGCCTTCTGTCATAGAAGTTGTTTTTACTTTGGCGGATAGCACATTACGGGCTAAACCTTCGCTGATGGACAAAGCAACGTCCATGCTGCTGGAACCTTTCGGAAACTCACGAACGCTTCCGTCAGGCAGGGTAATTTTGATTTGATCTGACATAAAAATGGGTTTTAGCGACTCACGTACGAGTGTGAATCGAATATAAAATAGAAAAAAAGGATTTATTGTACTCTCTTAAATAGCAATAATATTGGTAAGCCCATATCTGGAACTGTGATAGTGAGTATATCAGTGGTAAGTTTTATAATAATATATGTTTCCTCCTTCTGTTCTGAATTAATAAGCAATTTATTGCCTACCTTCTTATATTTTGTTTTCCCCTGCTCACTTATATAACTACCATCGTTTTTAAATTCAATTACAGAATTTTTCAGAGAATTCTTCGTATTGGTTGCTTCTGTACGGAACATCTCTACTTGGTTCTTATCTGATTTATCAAGATCCACAACAGTTTTATCAATCTGAGCATCATAGAATTTCCACTTTCCAATTATAGACTGCCCATAAACGCAGGAAAATGATAG
The DNA window shown above is from Xanthocytophaga agilis and carries:
- a CDS encoding hemolysin family protein encodes the protein MASEVFVILLLILINGIFSMAEIAIVSSRKSRLENDAQKGDRNAEVALSLANDPNKFLSTVQVGITTIGVITGAFGGASLSENLAVWIAQFEQLKPYSNGIALSVIVVSITFFSLVLGELVPKRIGMNFPEGIARVMAIPMNLISKLFLPFVWILSITTDLLLKLFQIKPSDEPSVTEEEIKSLVAQGTNMGIFEEVEQEIVDRVFTLSDRRVGSIMTNKLDIEWIDINDEFDNIKETVMQAPYSHFPVCNDSLDDVIGIVSTKQFLQTLLQNGTVDLQNIAEKPLFIPESMKAFRVLEQFQKSKNRIAMVVDEFGTIQGLVTLKDLFEAMVGELEPATDESYTIVEREDGTFLVDGLMSFEEFLQYFEMGDVDPEERAGFHTLGGLIFNIAHEIPKTGEKFEWNNLSFEIVDMDGNRIDKLLVRLLDKE
- a CDS encoding DUF3419 family protein is translated as MNQKQVSSFWKWGRLGKKRISQPRLLFGQVWEDPVVEVALLKQIPDPQHICVVASAGCTAFSLAGHTSAQITAIDINTAQIYFCQLKSVLLRVLSYKDFLYALDKDAEPFYKKVERQLLGDAQHYWSDNLHLLSKGMNHAGFIDRKMALFSTIFLKLVSSANLFRQFLNLTNIEQQKQQFPIVLKEKRLKRIVTVLLNKTILKWIFGKEVIHRLPENFPLLIFNKLKTWFTATPLKSNPYIWQTFLQSYNYESESTLPLYLQPSVYKQIKEKLSNIHWIQSDMVNYLTTQPDASIHFFAMSNILEAMDEVFIERVLTEIRRTACQDALIVFRYIVLDPDTYINQLIGFELIGVNEYVIKEQERSGICNNFRIYKIVSAIK
- a CDS encoding DoxX-like family protein; the encoded protein is MNPGLLFFLRLVLCLNWLYQGLYLKLIKVDKHHLDVVKGLGEGILSAQQFLWIIGIGETILALGILSGLYYRFVSWFQIGLILLMNIIGILFSGAIEAPIGLLITNLPLLCCAYIIGKYGPGKLL
- a CDS encoding methyltransferase, giving the protein METFYQRKRWEGVLNIIRFNWHFYVLAFGIVLVVCILIYLDVFTGLIQPIAGIGTGIAFFYLLGSLVVSHFIYDRSDLYKLTWLNRLQLSEIGTFVNIHSGFDETSLLLQRFFPGADWKILDFYDPTKNIEISIKRARKYKSVVAGTKTVETTNWDLTSGSVTTIFGFLAIHEIRTPEEKVLFFQEAYRVLEKEGHFILIEHLRDRNNFLAYGPGFFHFFSARAWKEAFNETEFLLIDQFRINPFISVFVLKK
- a CDS encoding DUF2071 domain-containing protein codes for the protein MIDQLKRHPFPVVAHFKFSLVLSYALPQEVLRPLLPPHLELDTFNDFGFVTVAMVQTENLRPAGFPEWIGQNFFLIGYRLFVRYHTINGKRLRGLYILRSETDKLLMKTLGNMLTHYQYSLTDIQWNIKEKSISVVSKVSDLHVDVQWNDEHSQLPENSVFTNWKEARRFAGPLPFTFDFEPKTNHMTIIEGVRENWAPLPVNVQTAKIGFLNNTPFDHTELQLSNAFVVQNIPYRWEKGRIENVLQ
- a CDS encoding GNAT family N-acetyltransferase: MSYHFRICQMEDIDALLILCQEHAEYEQTNYKLEGKKEVFQTLLSLKSPPLHCWIVEDGREIIGYFTYTFDFSTWDAGYFLHLDCLYLKPICRGKGIGYSIMQWLKKIAVERSCVNIQWQTPVFNENAIQFYKCIGGKGKEKVRFSLSI
- a CDS encoding LysR family transcriptional regulator, with product MEIRHLKLIKAIVEEGSITKAIDKLHLTQSALSHQLKEAEYQLGTKIFVRLNKKWILTSAGEKIYALATDVLAKLSETEQEIKQLVYGEVGEIRISTECYTSYHWLPSLMRQFHVLYPNVEIKIVMEATHEPLQRLTEGVLDIAISSDPIKDDNIKYIELFQDEMVAVVPDEHLWVKKRFVEAPDFADQNLIIHSLPLKTVTIHQHVLSPANVSPKKIIILPLTEASLEMVKADMGVMVMAKWALQPYLHTGNLRTVKIGKNGLKRKHYIAVLKKRQYPAYFNHFIDFLQREIKVG
- a CDS encoding rhodanese-like domain-containing protein, yielding MNAHVKHYEDKLAYEIDSWDAHQAILNNEKIIILDVRSPEAYANEHIPVSQNFHHKTITEETVKKLDLSYTYVTYCDGIGCNGSTKGAYKLAKLGVTVKELIGGLDWWKRDGYATEGTFAKSGISCNCD
- a CDS encoding pyridoxal phosphate-dependent decarboxylase family protein: MQTPLSLLQDIIESYQNQIFPHPIAPHITTKQLEKQLHPYDFQKPIELATLTTQVSKLLKEGNLHVPHPGYFGLYNPATTQASIIADALVALYNPQLAVQSHSPAANAIEKHVLDFMAQHIGYSGDYYSCFTSGGSEANHMGLLAALAHRYPAYVEEGVWALEKRPVVYISAAGHNSFDKVVKNTGLGSNTLRKIPLDKSLKISLFHLEEQIQKDILAGYHPAVLIGTAGTTGSGTIDPLPQLVKLAEKYDLWFHVDAAWAGAAVLSEKLKSYLNGIEQADSITIDAHKWLSTSMGAGMFFTKHSTAVQTAFNIPAAYMPSHLQTEPYATSLQWSRRFIGLKLFMVLAEKGQNAIATQMEYQCHLAEYMKEKLMASGWLIINDSPVAVLNFTHSSILSGSISTDKIQKQVEQEGNFWLSTIPIAEYGKVLRAGVTSLHTREEHIDQLMDRLNQFVNL
- the thrS gene encoding threonine--tRNA ligase encodes the protein MSDQIKITLPDGSVREFPKGSSSMDVALSISEGLARNVLSAKVKTTSMTEGQVWDASRPIDEDAEVKLLTWNDEEGKATFWHSSAHLMAEAIEALYPGTKFGIGPAIEKGFYYDIDLGDKSLTQEDFKRIEDKMLELARQKEEFKRESISKADAIAYFKQKGDEYKLELLDRLEDGSITFYTQGNFTDLCRGPHIPNTGVIKAAKLMNVAGAYWLGQTDRKQLTRVYAVTFPKQKELDEYVHLLEEAKKRDHRKLGKELELFTFSEKVGAGLPLWLPKGALLRERLENFMRRAQVKAGYSPVVTPHIGSKKLYVTSGHWDKYGKDSFQPIHTPEEDEEFLLKPMNCPHHCEIYKSKPRSYKELPLRLAEFGTVYRYEQSGELHGLTRVRGFTQDDAHIFCRPDQVEDEFKKVIDLVQHTFKSLGFEDYTAQVSLRDPENKQKYIGTDEQWEKAENSIRRAAAEKGLTTVEELGEAAFYGPKLDFMVKDALGRKWQLGTIQVDYNLPERFELEYIGADSQKHRPVMIHRAPFGSLERFIAVLTEHCAGNFPLWLAPDQIAVLPISEKYTEYAQDVFTALQQADIRGFIDNRDEKIGKKIRDAEVQKVPFMLIVGEKEQADLKVSVRRHGHGDLGSFTLHEFVEIFRQEAEKHLQTV